CTGAACTCTGACAATCTTTTCTTTCCGTTTTTGCCCCTGTAGGGCCGAGGAGAGTGCTTTGGAAGGATAACAATTGAAGCTATGGCATTCCAACTTCCTGTATTGGTAAATATTGATATTCCTATTTTGACAATAAAtccaagaaataacaatgtactttggatTATAGAatcttactttcatttatttctaaTAAAGATATCAGTTAGATTATTATATAACTTTTAAGCTATATTAAATAAAAGTTTGTACTTTCAATCTTTTTTACTACACAACATTATATCACAGAAAATCTAACTAGTTAATAACAAAAGTTAGATACTATAATAAAGGGTTAATCCTcgtaaaagaccttatattttgtgtttttttctggattaaacctcaaatttgtttttttcctgaaaaaaaaaatcttgtattttttcattttctcCGAGAAAACCCTCAACTTTGTCTTTTTTCCGAAAAATACCCTCAACCTTCTAACTGTTTCCGAAAAAACCCTCGACCTTTTTACTATTTTTCATAAAAAGCCTCGagtttttttccgaaaaaaattgggttaatctcaaaaaagaccttgtattttgtgttttttttttccggattaaacctcaaatctatttttttttcctGAAATAGACCTTgtgttttcttcattttttccAATATGGtccttttagttatttttttccaaaaaaaaattgtaaatgtgatggtttttttgagaaaaactaaaaaagttgagggtttatttggaAGCAGTTAAAAggttaagggtttttttttttcataaaaaaagacaaagttgagggttttttttgggaaaaaaaaatgaaaaaataaaaggtCTTTTTCAGGGAAAAAATTAAAGTTGAGGTGAAGTAAAAAGTAAAAAGACCTTGTATTCTTTCATTTTTTCCAAGAAAACCCTCAACTTTCTCTTTTCTCCGAAAAAACCCTCAACCTTCTAACCATTTCTAAAACAACCCTCAACTTTTATACTTTTCCAAAAAAACCCCTCACATTTCACACATCTTTTCCCAAAAAAACAACTAAAACCACCAAatcgaaaaaaacaaaaaaacacctcttttcaagaaaaaaaaaaaaataaataaactcgaggtttaatccaaaaaaaaacacaaaacataAGGTCTTTTATAAGATCAACCCTATAACAAACAATCAACAAAAGTACATTTTACTATTTCTACACTTTTCAAACATATAAAAATTTTCAGGGGACAGCAGCAGGAGGCACCACAGAAATAGTAGTCAACGGGTCAACAGGGTTTCTACACGTGGCAGGAAAAGAAGGGGTGAGTCCACTTGCAACAAATATAGTAAAACTTGCTACACATGTTGAGAAGAGGCTTACAATGGGGAAGAGAGGTTATGAGAGGGTCAAACAAATGTTTTTAGAACGACATATGGCCGATAGAATTGCGGGTGTTTTAAAACAAGTGTTACGAAAGGGAAAAGGGGAAGGGGAATGAATAGATTGTTGAAATTTGAAATAGGATTTTGTAAAATCGGGTATAGTCAATTGTTGTGTTGTTCATGAGTTTTTATAATGTTAGTTTGTAATGTGAAAGTTTGAGTTTCTATGCTTTATGGGTATGTTTGGCAAAAATAGCTGGTAGCTTGAGGTTTAAATTTGTGTAGAAGTGTTGAGTAAAAGTAGTTGTAAGCTTTTAATTTGTTTCATTTTGTAATGCAATGCTAACCCTAATGGTTTTCTATAATATCAGACGTTATAACATTTTGCCAAAATTAACGAAAAAGTCATTTTCTTTTTGATGAATAGAAAAGTTCTGATTATTTAACATTCAAGAAATGATAGATTAtgtgatttttccaaaataatgagATTTTTCTGTTAAAACAagatttatgattttattaattttttttttccaaaataataAGATTTATCTGTATAAAACCCAAAGATGCATCATGGTTCGATGCTAATTGTGTTCCCCTAGGAAGATACATTAATGGCGTAGTAATCTATATTGATGTCGATGAGTGATGGCTTTTCAATGCATGATCTTCAAACTATGATGAAAGAATTAAGTTACGACTAAAAATACTTTATTTCTTGATTTCAAAAGCAATTTGGACTTTAGCCTTTTAGCCCTAGATAATGAAGAATATGTCATTGCTTTGTCTAAGTTTGTAGCTAAATAAAaggaaatcaaattttagatagATCATTGGCTAAACATCTTTGTCTAAGTATGTTATTGAAGAATTAGAGGTTCATGAAGCATGTGACAATTCCAAAGCTATTGTTCTTTATGGCCATTTTAGTGGTGAAGATATTGTTTACTTATTTATTGGAGTTGGTTTTCTAGTTCTATGAAGAGAAGGAAGGTGTAATCAAGGGAAGTTGAAAAGTGTGAAAATTACTTTTGTTTGACACCCACCCATTATTACCTGTTTAAAAAATTGTACTTTGGTAATGTCTTTTTGTAAGTAAATTAAAGTTAAACATTTGTTTAGGTTTTATTATGTCTTTTGGTTATGTAACTTCAATGATGTTTTGGTTGTTGAAATTCCATTTACAACGGTTATTGTTATCATGGTTCAATAGTATTCCCATTTGTTATCCTCTTACGTCATGGTTATGCTATGCTTAGTTCATGTTTTGCCAATTGGGAATTAATGAGTATTTTGGCTTCTGAATTTGCAAAAAAGTGACATGTGTATGAATTTATGCTTAACTCACCATGCATGGAAAACGGACAATTGATGTGTTGAATTAACGGTGATATATGATGTTGCATTTGACGTGTATAGTTTATTTATGAATTTACAACAGATTTCATGCTTAGTTCATAGTATTTTGGTCCATGTTTTAGTGtgagtattttatttatttatttgttattgtacTTCTTTAAGGTTGACCTTTTTTATACATGTAACATATATGAGTGTATCCTTGTTTCCCGTTTTATTGTCTTGTTATATCTACTAATTTTTTCCCTAGTGTCATAGATAGTAAGTGTTCCATGCCTTATTGCTACATTCTTCTTACATGGTTGCGTATATGTTTACCTTTAACCCTTTCTATTTCCATCTTTATTGTTTTATGTTTGACCCCTTTTAGCCATTAACCACTAACCACCACctatttattttatttagttATTCTTTTATTTTACTTTTGTATTGTTTGATGGTGGATAGACGTTTAATTTGTAGAGATCTTAATCAATgaacaaggtttttttttttttattattatttttttattattttttttaaatcaatttcaGTTACtttccttttcattttttttttaccaGATGTCTTATTTGGAAACAATTAAGTTGCAGGAGATCTTAATCGACAAATAAGTTTTTTTGTCAATTTCATTTTCACtttcctttttaatttttttgccaGATGTCTTATTTGGAAACAACTAATTTGCAGGAGATCTTAATCGATAAACAAGCTTTTTTGTCAATTTCACTCACTTTccttctcaattttttttttgctaGATGCCTTATTTGAAAATAGCTAAGGCTACCCACCATTCTACCTCCCCCTTACCCTATCATTATATTTGTTGTTGTGATGACATGATTATCCTATGCTTAGTTAATTTATTACCAATTGTAAACCGCTATGTATAAAGTTAGTTCATGTATAATGTGTTGTTTCTAGTGCTTTAGGTGTTTGGGTGATGTTAGAGGTGTTTGTGTTTGTTCCCATATATTGTCAATTGTTTTGCAACGTTTTAGGTGTtgatgtgtgttcttggtgtttatgTGCAACTTCAAGGTGTATGTATGCAATCTTTTTATGATTGAAAATGAGGGAGACAAACAAACATGAGAATGAAGTCAAATCTAAACGAACAATCTTGTATTTGTCTTTTATGTTATTAAGACCAAAGATAAAGAAAACAAATGATAAAGAAGCAAACGAAAGAAGAACGGAGGAACATgtgaaatgaccaaaataccctcatatgTGGTTAGCCTAATGAACCAAGGGTGAAACCAAACAACAAAATGACAAATTACGAACCATGAGTGCAACAACTCATTCTTATGGACTATACATGCATTATTTCAACGAACACACATGAACCATTTCTATAATTTACTCTATAATACATAAAATTAATATGAAAATTCATTCCATTATATGATCATTGAATCTAATAACTCATTCCATTATCCCTCTATTGTATTATTTCGTCATTCCATTCCATCCAACAAAACTATCAGACAATAAAATTCTTCAAAATGTCACAAAATCAAAGCATAAGATAGAAAACTCAAATGCAAAAATGTCATAacttatgtctaaaaccattttgCATGATCAAAATCAAAAGAACAACATTTTGTCTATTTGGATGATAAATTGCATCCAACAAAGTTTAAGAAGCCTTCGATCTAGCCGACTTAACCCCTCCAGACCTTATTTGGTTGACAGCTGGCGATTCAGTGAACCATGTTGTGTACAAAAACTGCTTATTGGGCCCCACATGGTTGCATACTTGCTTAAGCTTCTGTCTCTCTTTCATCCACCTCAATACAGTCTTCATTTGTGTTTTACTTGTCAAATCTTTCACACCAACTTcctacatttttttttttttttttgtgataatcATCATTATCATACATATAATAATAAGAATCAAATAATCAGATTGAAAATGCATATTTGTAAAGATATCGCCACCTGGACACGTTCCCATGTTTGAGCAACAGAGAGAGGACCATGTTCCTTTAAAATGTCGAAAATAGCCCTGGTGATTGTTTGATTTTGCTCTGGTCGAAATCTGGGCTCTAATGCTTTCATTGCTGGTTTTGGTTTTGTGCCAAGGTATTTTACTGTTGTGGTGAACATGATGCTTTTTGTTGGAGGAAATGTAAATTACAGAATCTTCTACAATACAATAATCATTCAGGAATTAgaaaaagaaatgaagaatgtgcGATTTATATATGTCTAAAAGAATGCTAAAATCAGAAATCAGTGAATGAAATCGCTTTGATTTCACTATtaacatacaaaccctaatcagGGGAATACCGATTTCACTTACCACAAACAAATAGGTGAATGAAGATAATCAGCTAAAGAAATAGACATAGTAAAACACCCATTATCAATGTATGACAGATTTACAATCAAAACAGATAATTAAAAGTAAATCACTTCAAATACGAAGGCATTAGAATCTGGTAGTAAGTAATTTCTTCAGGGAAGCGCTGATTTCTTTCAAAGAAATTACTTTGTACGATTCTAATAGAAAAGATGAGATAATGTAAGGGGAAAACGCATTTCACGAAGCATATGATTCAAGTTAATGATTTGGGTAAAACCCTAGAAAGAGTAAATTATGTAAGAAACATAAACCCTACATTGATTCAATGATGCCAACGAAAGATTTGCGGTAGTAAAGGGAAATTGGATAAATATGtgtatgtgattgatctaattaAGTTGAAGAGAGTTTGTTTGCACCTGAAAACCCCTCTAAAGCTCGTCTCGTTTCTGCTTCTTTCACAACTGATACAAATATGGTTTCGAAATTCGAATGGGCTTTATATTACAGGCTCCTGGTTCTCAAGAATCAAAAAACATATCATTTTATATGGTTTTAGTGTATTTTTTTTAACCAATGAGATTTTATTAGTAAACTAGCCAAGGAATTACCAAAGAAGACCTTCCTAGATTTGCTTTGTTATATCTattgaaaatccaaaaaattgtcttataaacaatatcataaaaaatGCTCAATTTTACATCAATAAAGGAGCTACGAGTAGGATTATGTAGCCAGCCAAGAAGACCATCCTAAGTTTGCTTTGTTATACCTATTGGCAATCCAAAAAATTGCCTTATCAACGATATCATAAAAAATGTTCGATTTCCTAGGAAGAGTCATGCCAAAATCAGTGCTTCAAAAGCCTCAATGAAATCGAGTTTAACCAAGAAAGAAGAGATTGCCCTGTAGTATAAGCTGAAGTTTAAATACCCCCACCAAATAACAATACGCAACCATATATCAATCCGCTCGTTATGAGTACCAAAGATATGATCGATTGTCTCGATAGTAAGGGAACATACAGGACACACGATTGAGTCCACCttgatactgttggattagtgtctaagtccataactattttggtatgtacttgacccgattatgagcatggtccttttggattgccttcaccataacaatatgtaggatgaattaaggagagaaagatttaattatgatttattaatatattatgagaataatatattaaaggagaaatcatattgtttaattaatatta
The genomic region above belongs to Lactuca sativa cultivar Salinas chromosome 4, Lsat_Salinas_v11, whole genome shotgun sequence and contains:
- the LOC111912399 gene encoding uncharacterized protein LOC111912399 is translated as MFTTTVKYLGTKPKPAMKALEPRFRPEQNQTITRAIFDILKEHGPLSVAQTWERVQEVGVKDLTSKTQMKTVLRWMKERQKLKQVCNHVGPNKQFLYTTWFTESPAVNQIRSGGVKSARSKAS